A genomic window from Calditerricola satsumensis includes:
- a CDS encoding transglutaminaseTgpA domain-containing protein produces the protein MRAANPLDRVQMAEGAAHAARGRLRVAEPSPQRAAPRRFGRWTDAALAAGLLALMVEWILPLPEISDTGGAPLFVALLAAWTAVRAVGRGRIALLLHLGVTLTAFPLFFGYAPWPLGWMGEWAARMLADAPKVAAGAWLFLDPMTRTAGFCLFLWAVSGLAYREAVVRRRPLGVVVGTVAYLAALDTFTPFAGRWAVIRAVAVGLLLLAAATRMRLQEAGGLRVLATGGAWRWWRGAITVLVGCVTVAALGPVFPPAWPDPLAHVPGLRPKAVQRIGYAADDRVLGGPLLLDDTVVFTARTSGRHYWRGEAKEVYTGRGWESRQEDAWQSVVSTDEPVLPAPLLQWTGRARVVAQAVRFADDAPPAVRRLVFYGGTLADLRVAKDGDRIAGYTATAVLGEVEVAALRRAPLRTEGMVPYLQLPASLPQRVREKARELTAPYANPYDKVMAIVRHLRSGTYRYETDDVPVPGPGQDFVDHFLFEIRRGYCDHFSTALVVLARAAGIPARWVKGFAPPREQREDGESEVVVRNRHAHSWAEVYFEGVGWVPFEPTPAFLNPVAFREPADELQRPSSTARDPMASPPRPALEDATPDEGAHSGQPDKRGLAEWGIGWPGWGTTGMRTGAGLAALVLTAAACGAFALALSPRLRFRLAARWVAHRARRRPPAEGLRLRFEWLFACWMRRTGAAEGLTVRGFVEAVERRRGAPFPPLRAWAAAYERVRYGGAVPDAQERAELESLWTRLIERWPRG, from the coding sequence ATGCGGGCGGCCAATCCCCTTGATCGCGTGCAGATGGCTGAAGGAGCGGCCCATGCCGCACGGGGGCGTCTGCGCGTCGCGGAGCCTTCACCCCAACGCGCTGCCCCACGCCGGTTTGGCCGCTGGACGGATGCGGCGTTGGCGGCTGGGCTCCTGGCGCTCATGGTGGAGTGGATTCTGCCCCTTCCGGAGATCAGCGACACGGGCGGCGCGCCGTTGTTTGTGGCGCTGCTTGCCGCGTGGACGGCCGTGCGCGCCGTGGGGCGCGGGCGCATCGCGCTCCTTCTCCACCTTGGGGTGACGCTCACGGCGTTTCCCCTCTTTTTTGGCTACGCGCCCTGGCCGCTCGGGTGGATGGGCGAATGGGCCGCGCGCATGCTGGCCGACGCCCCGAAGGTCGCGGCGGGGGCCTGGCTGTTCCTCGATCCGATGACACGGACGGCGGGCTTCTGCCTGTTCTTGTGGGCGGTGAGCGGACTGGCTTACCGCGAGGCGGTGGTGCGCCGTCGCCCCCTCGGGGTCGTCGTGGGCACCGTGGCGTATCTGGCCGCCCTCGACACCTTCACCCCCTTTGCGGGGCGGTGGGCCGTGATCCGCGCGGTGGCGGTCGGCCTGCTGCTCTTAGCCGCCGCGACGCGGATGCGCTTGCAGGAAGCCGGTGGTTTGCGCGTGCTCGCCACGGGCGGCGCGTGGCGGTGGTGGCGTGGGGCCATCACCGTCCTGGTCGGCTGCGTGACCGTGGCGGCCCTGGGGCCCGTCTTTCCTCCCGCCTGGCCCGATCCGCTGGCCCATGTACCGGGCCTTCGTCCGAAGGCGGTGCAGCGAATCGGGTACGCCGCCGATGACCGCGTGTTGGGCGGCCCGCTTCTTCTGGATGACACCGTCGTGTTCACCGCCCGCACGTCGGGGCGCCACTACTGGCGCGGAGAGGCCAAGGAGGTGTACACCGGGCGTGGATGGGAGTCCCGCCAGGAAGACGCGTGGCAGTCCGTCGTGTCGACGGACGAACCGGTGCTGCCCGCTCCGCTGCTGCAATGGACGGGTCGCGCCCGCGTGGTGGCGCAAGCGGTGCGCTTTGCCGACGACGCGCCGCCGGCCGTTCGCCGCCTCGTCTTTTACGGCGGAACCCTCGCGGACCTCCGCGTGGCCAAAGACGGGGACAGGATTGCCGGCTACACGGCGACGGCGGTCCTCGGCGAGGTGGAGGTGGCCGCGCTGCGCCGCGCACCGCTGCGGACGGAGGGGATGGTGCCGTACCTGCAGCTTCCGGCGTCGCTGCCCCAGCGGGTGCGGGAAAAGGCGCGGGAGCTGACGGCGCCGTATGCCAACCCGTACGACAAGGTGATGGCCATCGTGCGCCATCTGCGTTCCGGAACGTACCGGTACGAGACGGACGACGTGCCCGTTCCGGGACCGGGACAGGATTTTGTCGACCATTTTCTGTTTGAAATCCGCCGCGGCTATTGCGACCACTTCTCGACGGCGCTGGTGGTGCTGGCGCGCGCCGCGGGCATCCCGGCGCGCTGGGTGAAGGGCTTTGCGCCGCCGCGCGAACAGCGCGAGGACGGGGAAAGCGAAGTGGTCGTGCGCAATCGCCACGCCCATTCCTGGGCAGAGGTGTACTTCGAGGGGGTCGGCTGGGTGCCCTTTGAGCCGACGCCGGCCTTTCTCAACCCGGTGGCGTTTCGCGAACCGGCGGATGAGCTCCAGCGCCCGTCCTCGACCGCGAGGGATCCGATGGCGTCTCCGCCCCGTCCGGCCCTTGAGGACGCCACCCCGGATGAAGGGGCCCATTCGGGGCAACCCGACAAGCGCGGGCTTGCCGAATGGGGGATCGGGTGGCCGGGATGGGGAACGACCGGCATGCGCACGGGGGCCGGATTGGCCGCGCTGGTGCTGACGGCCGCAGCTTGCGGCGCGTTTGCCCTCGCCCTTTCGCCGCGCCTGCGCTTCCGCCTGGCTGCGCGGTGGGTGGCGCATCGGGCGCGCAGGCGGCCGCCGGCCGAAGGATTGCGCCTGCGGTTCGAGTGGCTCTTTGCCTGCTGGATGCGGCGCACCGGCGCCGCCGAGGGCCTTACGGTGCGCGGATTTGTCGAAGCCGTTGAGCGCCGCAGGGGAGCGCCCTTTCCCCCGCTGCGGGCGTGGGCGGCGGCGTACGAGCGGGTGCGCTACGGCGGCGCGGTGCCGGATGCGCAGGAGCGGGCGGAATTGGAGTCCCTCTGGACCCGCCTGATCGAGCGGTGGCCGCGGGGATGA